From a single Micromonospora sp. WMMD1102 genomic region:
- a CDS encoding helix-turn-helix domain-containing protein: MTEQPKARPEARSDVRPGPAVGGDDRQQSCSGEHVPACTVREVLDRVGGKWSIGIIIQASRGPVRFTELERSVEGISRRMLTLTLRNLERDGLLVRTTYPTVPPRVEYVATEMARELYDSLLVLTGWAERHRQAIAAAREAYDRRTAGTD; the protein is encoded by the coding sequence ATGACCGAGCAGCCGAAGGCGCGGCCGGAGGCACGGTCGGACGTGCGGCCGGGGCCGGCGGTGGGCGGCGACGATCGGCAGCAGTCCTGTTCCGGCGAGCACGTCCCGGCCTGCACGGTGCGCGAGGTACTGGACCGGGTCGGCGGCAAGTGGAGCATCGGGATCATCATCCAGGCGAGCCGGGGCCCCGTCCGCTTCACCGAGCTGGAGCGCTCGGTCGAGGGGATCAGCCGGCGGATGCTCACCCTCACCCTGCGCAACCTCGAACGCGACGGGCTGCTGGTGCGGACCACCTACCCCACCGTCCCGCCCCGGGTCGAGTACGTCGCCACCGAGATGGCCCGGGAACTCTACGACTCGCTGCTGGTGCTGACCGGCTGGGCGGAACGGCACCGGCAGGCGATCGCCGCCGCCCGGGAGGCGTACGACCGGCGCACCGCCGGCACCGACTGA
- a CDS encoding acetate kinase encodes MPTGTSGPGGGPPVVLTVNAGSSSLRLDYVRAGEVVDGLARAEPPGSAEGDRTVRDFLAAHVPPHAVGHRLVHGGDLVRTPTRVDDTLRAQLDQLGTLAPLHLPPALHLLDRIREQLPGVPQVLCPDTAFHAQLPTPAATYPLPAPWRERWGLRRYGFHGLSYSYALRRSAELLDRPVGGLQLLLAHLGGGASVCAVRDGRSLDTSMGFTPLDGIPMSKRSGAVDPGMLLWLLADDRLSLAELSEGLNSRSGLLGLSGGRSDDTRDLVAAAGDDPAAALALAVYAHRVRRELAAAATSLDRLDALVFTGEIGWDQPEVRHDVCAGLGLLGVTPPRGGNPDADAIVSDPGALVPVLVVQPREDLEVAAETLATLG; translated from the coding sequence ATGCCTACCGGAACGAGCGGGCCGGGCGGCGGCCCGCCGGTGGTACTGACCGTGAACGCGGGTTCGTCAAGCCTCCGGCTCGACTACGTCCGGGCGGGCGAGGTCGTCGACGGCCTGGCCCGGGCCGAGCCACCCGGTTCGGCCGAGGGGGATCGGACGGTACGTGACTTCCTCGCCGCCCACGTCCCGCCGCACGCCGTCGGTCACCGACTGGTGCACGGCGGTGACCTGGTCCGCACCCCGACCCGGGTGGACGACACGCTCCGCGCCCAGCTCGACCAGCTGGGCACGCTCGCCCCGCTGCACCTGCCGCCCGCGCTGCACCTGCTGGACCGGATCCGGGAACAACTGCCCGGCGTGCCGCAGGTGCTCTGCCCGGACACCGCCTTCCACGCCCAGCTGCCGACCCCGGCCGCCACCTACCCGCTGCCGGCGCCGTGGCGGGAGCGCTGGGGACTGCGCCGGTACGGCTTCCACGGCCTGTCGTACTCGTACGCCCTCCGTCGCAGCGCCGAGCTGCTCGACCGGCCGGTCGGCGGGCTCCAGCTCCTGCTGGCCCACCTCGGCGGCGGCGCCTCGGTCTGCGCGGTACGCGACGGCCGCAGCCTCGACACCTCGATGGGCTTCACCCCGCTGGACGGCATCCCGATGTCGAAGCGTTCCGGGGCGGTCGACCCGGGGATGCTGCTCTGGCTGCTGGCGGACGACCGGCTCAGCCTGGCCGAGCTGTCCGAGGGGCTGAACTCCCGGTCCGGGTTGCTCGGCCTCTCCGGCGGTCGCTCCGACGACACCCGCGACCTGGTCGCCGCCGCCGGAGACGACCCGGCGGCGGCACTGGCGCTGGCGGTCTACGCCCACCGGGTACGCCGGGAACTGGCCGCCGCCGCCACCAGCCTGGACCGGCTGGACGCGCTGGTCTTCACCGGCGAGATCGGCTGGGACCAGCCCGAGGTGCGGCACGACGTCTGCGCCGGGCTCGGCCTGCTCGGCGTGACGCCGCCGCGGGGCGGCAACCCGGACGCCGACGCGATCGTCTCGGACCCCGGCGCCCTGGTGCCGGTGCTGGTCGTGCAACCACGGGAGGATCTGGAGGTCGCCGCCGAGACACTGGCGACGCTGGGCTGA
- a CDS encoding low temperature requirement protein A has product MTSPSGRPDVLRGPEDSRVTTIELFFDVVYVLAVTQLTELLLHRLHPAGAAGAAVLLLAVWWAWVDTAWITNWFDPDQPRVRVLLIALMGISLVMSSAVPEAYGDRGLWFAVAYVALAVGRTVFVASALTPRSNLHRNFQRVLVWRISSAPLWLAGGFASGPLRLGLWVAAVVLDTSAAACDFYVPGWGRSRPTEWAIHGSHLAERARLFVIIALGESILVTGTDFGALRHGWTPLAALVSAFLGTVALWWIYFDRSAEAARSVIVAAEEPGRLGRSAYTYLHIPMVAGIIVTAVGDDLTLHEPTGTADVAVISTVLGGPVLFLAGFLLFKRAILGIRSRVLLVAVVVLVALGPLGPLLSPLALSAVATAVVATAVARSALLAARRTARDTGTGTGTGTGNGRPAP; this is encoded by the coding sequence TTGACCAGCCCGTCCGGTCGGCCGGACGTCCTGCGCGGGCCGGAGGATTCCCGGGTCACCACCATCGAACTCTTCTTCGACGTGGTCTACGTGCTCGCCGTGACCCAGTTGACCGAACTGCTGCTGCACCGGCTGCACCCGGCCGGCGCCGCCGGGGCCGCCGTGCTGCTGCTCGCCGTCTGGTGGGCCTGGGTGGACACCGCCTGGATCACCAACTGGTTCGACCCGGACCAGCCGCGGGTACGGGTCCTCCTGATCGCGCTGATGGGGATCAGCCTGGTGATGTCCTCGGCGGTGCCCGAGGCGTACGGAGACCGGGGGCTCTGGTTCGCCGTGGCGTACGTGGCGCTGGCGGTGGGGCGTACGGTCTTCGTCGCGTCGGCCCTGACCCCACGCTCCAACCTGCACCGCAACTTCCAGCGGGTGCTGGTCTGGCGGATCTCTTCCGCGCCGCTCTGGCTGGCCGGCGGCTTCGCATCCGGTCCGCTCCGGCTCGGCCTGTGGGTGGCCGCGGTGGTCCTGGACACCAGCGCGGCCGCCTGCGACTTCTACGTGCCGGGGTGGGGCCGGTCCAGACCGACGGAGTGGGCGATCCACGGTTCGCACCTGGCCGAGCGGGCCCGGCTATTCGTGATCATCGCGCTGGGCGAGTCCATCCTGGTCACCGGCACCGACTTCGGCGCCCTGCGGCACGGCTGGACTCCTCTCGCCGCGCTGGTCAGCGCCTTCCTCGGCACCGTGGCGTTGTGGTGGATCTACTTCGACCGCAGCGCCGAGGCGGCCCGGTCCGTCATCGTCGCGGCCGAGGAGCCGGGCCGGCTCGGCCGGTCGGCGTACACCTATCTGCACATCCCGATGGTGGCCGGCATCATCGTCACCGCGGTCGGGGACGATCTCACCCTGCACGAGCCGACCGGGACGGCCGACGTGGCGGTGATCAGCACCGTACTCGGTGGCCCGGTGCTCTTCCTGGCCGGTTTCCTGCTGTTCAAGAGGGCGATCCTCGGCATACGCTCCCGCGTCCTCCTCGTCGCGGTCGTCGTGCTGGTCGCGCTCGGCCCGCTCGGACCGCTGCTGAGTCCGCTGGCGCTCTCCGCGGTGGCGACCGCGGTGGTCGCGACGGCGGTCGCCCGCAGCGCACTGCTCGCCGCCCGGCGAACCGCCCGGGATACCGGGACCGGGACCGGGACCGGGACGGGGAACGGTCGGCCGGCGCCGTAA
- a CDS encoding endo-1,4-beta-xylanase: MVGMLATAGAIVLPNTASAASTLGASAAERGGRYFGTAVAAGRLNDSAYTTILNREFNQITAENEMKIDALQPQQGRFSYGTADQMVQYARSRGWQVRGHTLAWHAQQPGWMQSMSGSTLRQAMVNHITQVATHFRGQIAWWDVVNEAFADGGSGGRRDSNLQRTGNDWIEAAFRAADAADPNAQLCYNDYNIDNWNDAKTQGVYRMVQDFKSRGVPIDCVGLQSHFTGGSNYPSNYRTTLSSFAALGVDVHITELDIRNAPSDAYRNVTNDCLAVSRCKGITVWGIRDSDSWRSGESPLLFNGSGQKKAAYDAVLAALNNGTTPPTGNPTTPPGGSGCTTSVTAGTVWGDRYNTSVTVNGASSWTVVVAVTSPQSISTTWSGSASLSSNNTVLTMRSNGSGSTFGFTTMMNGNSSARPQIRSCTAG; encoded by the coding sequence ATGGTCGGCATGCTCGCCACCGCCGGTGCCATCGTGCTGCCCAACACCGCCAGCGCCGCCAGCACCCTGGGCGCCTCCGCCGCCGAGCGGGGCGGCCGGTACTTCGGCACCGCCGTGGCGGCGGGCAGGCTCAACGACAGTGCGTACACGACCATCCTGAACCGCGAGTTCAACCAGATCACGGCCGAGAACGAGATGAAGATCGACGCCCTGCAACCACAGCAGGGCCGGTTCTCCTACGGGACCGCGGACCAGATGGTCCAGTACGCCCGCAGCCGGGGCTGGCAGGTACGGGGCCACACCCTGGCCTGGCACGCCCAGCAGCCGGGCTGGATGCAGAGCATGTCCGGCAGCACCCTGCGCCAGGCCATGGTCAACCACATCACCCAGGTCGCCACCCACTTCCGCGGCCAGATCGCGTGGTGGGACGTGGTGAACGAGGCGTTCGCCGACGGCGGCAGCGGTGGCCGCCGCGACTCCAACCTCCAGCGCACCGGCAACGACTGGATCGAGGCCGCCTTCCGGGCCGCGGACGCCGCCGACCCGAACGCGCAGCTCTGCTACAACGACTACAACATCGACAACTGGAACGACGCCAAGACCCAGGGCGTCTACCGGATGGTCCAGGACTTCAAGTCCCGGGGTGTACCGATCGACTGCGTCGGCCTCCAGTCGCACTTCACCGGCGGCTCGAACTACCCGAGCAACTACCGCACCACGCTGTCCAGCTTCGCCGCCCTCGGCGTCGACGTGCACATCACCGAGCTGGACATCCGCAACGCGCCGTCCGACGCGTACCGGAACGTGACGAACGACTGCCTCGCGGTCTCCCGCTGCAAGGGCATCACGGTGTGGGGCATCCGCGACTCGGACTCGTGGCGGTCCGGCGAGAGCCCGCTGCTGTTCAACGGCAGCGGCCAGAAGAAGGCGGCGTACGACGCGGTGCTCGCCGCGCTGAACAACGGCACCACCCCGCCCACCGGCAACCCGACCACTCCGCCGGGCGGCAGCGGCTGCACCACCTCGGTAACCGCCGGCACCGTCTGGGGCGACCGCTACAACACCTCGGTCACGGTCAACGGCGCCAGCAGCTGGACCGTGGTGGTGGCGGTCACCTCGCCGCAGTCGATCAGCACCACCTGGAGCGGCAGTGCCAGCCTGAGCAGCAACAACACCGTGTTGACGATGCGTTCCAACGGCAGCGGCAGTACGTTCGGCTTCACCACGATGATGAACGGCAACTCCAGCGCCCGACCGCAGATCCGATCCTGCACCGCCGGGTAA